From a region of the Bradyrhizobium manausense genome:
- the ureE gene encoding urease accessory protein UreE, with translation MIRATQVKGQHRFTETPADTVVLDFDDRHRRRMAMTGTRGLEFLLDLENAVALRGGDALVLEDGRLVEVVAAPEPLLEIRGRDPHHLIRVAWHLGNRHLPTQLMTKALRIRRDHVIEAMVKGLGARVVEIEAPFDPEGGAYADAGHAHGHDDHAHHDDAHHDHAHHDHGHHHHDHHDHDHPHDHAAHDHGHDHHHHHDEHCDHPDHHHGHKHAHDHK, from the coding sequence ATGATCCGGGCGACGCAGGTTAAGGGACAGCACCGCTTCACGGAAACGCCGGCGGATACGGTCGTGCTCGATTTCGACGATCGGCACCGCCGCCGCATGGCGATGACGGGGACGCGGGGCCTCGAATTCCTGCTCGACCTGGAGAATGCCGTCGCCCTGCGCGGCGGCGATGCGCTGGTGCTGGAGGACGGAAGGCTGGTCGAAGTGGTTGCGGCACCCGAGCCGTTGCTCGAGATTCGTGGCCGGGATCCGCACCACCTGATCCGCGTTGCCTGGCATCTCGGCAACCGCCATCTGCCCACGCAACTCATGACCAAGGCCCTGCGTATCCGCCGCGATCACGTGATCGAAGCCATGGTGAAGGGGCTTGGCGCGCGGGTGGTCGAGATCGAGGCGCCGTTTGATCCCGAGGGCGGCGCCTATGCCGACGCCGGCCATGCGCATGGACACGATGACCATGCGCATCACGATGATGCACATCATGATCACGCACACCATGATCATGGCCATCATCACCACGATCATCATGACCACGACCATCCTCATGATCATGCCGCGCATGACCACGGGCATGATCACCACCATCACCATGACGAACATTGCGACCATCCCGACCATCACCACGGCCACAAGCATGCTCATGACCACAAATGA
- a CDS encoding putative quinol monooxygenase translates to MIYVVATLTIKPETRAEFIAAATACIKETRKEPGNIAYDLHESVTDPSKMVFVEQWENAEALVPHRGQEHMKTFGRVAVKCFTAPPKIEVITPEKVETR, encoded by the coding sequence GTGATCTACGTCGTTGCCACCTTGACCATCAAGCCCGAAACGCGTGCCGAATTCATTGCAGCCGCCACGGCCTGCATCAAGGAGACGCGGAAAGAGCCCGGCAATATCGCCTACGATCTGCATGAGAGCGTCACCGATCCCAGCAAGATGGTGTTCGTCGAGCAGTGGGAGAATGCCGAGGCGCTGGTGCCGCATCGCGGCCAGGAGCACATGAAGACGTTCGGCCGTGTCGCGGTGAAGTGCTTTACCGCTCCGCCGAAGATCGAAGTGATTACGCCTGAGAAGGTTGAGACGAGGTAA
- the ureC gene encoding urease subunit alpha, giving the protein MSVKMKRSVYANMFGPTTGDRVRLADTDLIIEVEKDFTTYGEEVKFGGGKVIRDGMGQSQVTNRQGAADTVITNALIVDHWGIVKADVAIKEGMISAIGKAGNPDIQPGVTIVIGPGTDVIAGEGKILTAGGFDSHIHFICPQQIEHALMSGVTSMLGGGTGPSHGTFATTCTPGPWHIARMIQSFDAFPVNLGISGKGNASRPAALVEMVKAGACALKLHEDWGTTPAAIDNCLSVADDHDIQVMLHSDTLNESGFVEDTIKAFKGRTIHAFHTEGAGGGHAPDIIKVAGLKNVLPSSTNPTRPFTRNTIDEHLDMLMVCHHLDPSIAEDLAFAESRIRKETIAAEDILHDLGALSMMSSDSQAMGRLGEVIIRTWQTADKMKKQRGSLPQDKGKDNDNFRVKRYIAKYTINPAIAHGVSKLIGSVEKGKLADLVLWSPAFFGVKPDCIVKGGSIVAAPMGDPNASIPTPQPVHYQPMFGAFGKARTASSVVFTSKAAVTGGLARRLGIEKKLYAVQNTRSRISKKSMIHNDATPDIEVDPETYEVRADGELLTCPPAEVLPMAQRYFMY; this is encoded by the coding sequence ATGTCCGTCAAGATGAAGCGTTCCGTCTATGCCAACATGTTCGGTCCGACCACCGGCGACAGGGTTCGGCTGGCCGACACCGACCTCATCATCGAGGTCGAGAAGGATTTCACCACCTATGGCGAGGAGGTGAAGTTCGGCGGCGGCAAGGTGATCCGCGACGGTATGGGGCAGTCGCAGGTGACCAACAGGCAGGGCGCCGCCGACACCGTCATCACCAATGCGCTCATCGTCGACCACTGGGGCATTGTGAAGGCCGACGTTGCGATCAAGGAGGGCATGATTTCCGCGATCGGCAAGGCCGGCAATCCCGACATCCAGCCGGGCGTCACCATCGTCATCGGCCCCGGCACCGACGTGATCGCGGGCGAGGGCAAGATCCTCACGGCGGGCGGATTCGACAGCCACATCCATTTCATCTGCCCGCAGCAGATCGAGCATGCGCTGATGTCCGGCGTCACCTCGATGCTCGGCGGCGGCACCGGCCCCTCGCACGGCACTTTCGCCACGACCTGCACGCCTGGTCCCTGGCACATCGCGCGAATGATCCAGTCGTTCGACGCGTTCCCGGTCAATCTCGGCATCTCAGGCAAGGGCAACGCTTCGCGCCCGGCCGCGCTGGTCGAGATGGTCAAGGCCGGCGCCTGCGCGCTGAAGCTTCACGAAGATTGGGGTACGACGCCGGCTGCGATCGATAACTGCCTGTCGGTAGCCGATGACCACGACATCCAGGTCATGCTGCATTCCGACACGCTGAACGAGTCCGGATTCGTCGAGGACACCATCAAGGCGTTCAAGGGCCGCACCATCCACGCCTTCCACACCGAAGGCGCCGGCGGCGGTCACGCCCCTGATATCATCAAGGTCGCCGGCCTCAAGAACGTGTTGCCGTCCTCGACCAACCCGACACGCCCCTTCACGCGCAACACCATCGACGAGCATCTCGACATGCTGATGGTGTGCCACCATCTCGATCCCTCGATCGCAGAGGACCTCGCCTTCGCGGAGAGTCGCATCCGCAAGGAGACCATCGCGGCCGAGGACATTCTGCACGATCTTGGAGCGCTCTCGATGATGTCATCGGATTCGCAGGCGATGGGTCGCCTCGGCGAGGTCATCATCCGGACCTGGCAGACCGCCGACAAGATGAAGAAGCAGCGCGGCTCGCTGCCGCAGGACAAGGGCAAGGACAACGACAATTTTCGCGTCAAGCGCTACATCGCCAAATACACGATCAACCCGGCGATCGCGCACGGCGTGTCGAAGCTGATCGGCTCGGTCGAGAAGGGCAAGCTTGCCGACCTCGTGCTGTGGTCGCCGGCCTTCTTCGGCGTCAAGCCGGATTGCATCGTCAAGGGTGGCTCGATCGTCGCCGCGCCCATGGGCGACCCGAACGCCTCGATTCCGACGCCGCAGCCGGTGCATTACCAGCCGATGTTCGGCGCCTTCGGCAAGGCGCGTACGGCGTCGTCCGTGGTATTCACCTCCAAGGCAGCTGTCACCGGCGGTCTCGCGCGAAGGCTCGGGATCGAGAAGAAGCTCTATGCGGTCCAGAACACCCGCAGTAGGATTTCGAAGAAGAGCATGATCCACAACGACGCCACGCCCGATATCGAGGTCGATCCGGAGACCTATGAGGTGCGCGCCGACGGCGAGCTGCTGACCTGTCCGCCCGCCGAGGTGCTGCCGATGGCGCAGCGATATTTCATGTACTGA
- a CDS encoding HD domain-containing protein, giving the protein MLFGLRLVSEAADLAARRHNGMARKGRGSEPYINHLAEVANLLSAATDGVDAELVAAGWLHDTVEDTPTTRKELAARFGARVAALVVEVTDDMTLPKTERRQKQVVDAPHKSPSAKLIKIADKISNIRARIPGDLTPEERDDLVDYVAFAESVVAGCRGVNAILDREFDDTVKLARSAL; this is encoded by the coding sequence ATGCTTTTCGGATTGCGCCTGGTCTCCGAAGCTGCCGACCTCGCGGCGCGCCGCCACAATGGGATGGCGCGCAAGGGGCGCGGCAGCGAGCCTTACATCAATCACCTCGCCGAGGTCGCGAACCTGCTGTCGGCGGCGACCGATGGTGTGGACGCCGAGCTGGTCGCTGCCGGCTGGCTGCACGACACCGTCGAGGATACGCCGACCACGCGAAAGGAATTGGCCGCAAGATTCGGGGCACGTGTGGCGGCGCTGGTTGTCGAGGTGACCGACGACATGACCCTGCCGAAAACCGAGCGCCGACAAAAGCAGGTCGTCGATGCCCCGCACAAATCGCCGTCGGCAAAACTGATCAAGATCGCCGACAAGATCAGCAACATTCGCGCGCGCATCCCGGGCGACTTGACGCCGGAAGAGCGCGACGACCTGGTCGACTATGTCGCTTTCGCCGAGAGTGTCGTTGCGGGATGCCGGGGCGTCAACGCGATTCTGGACCGCGAATTCGACGATACTGTAAAGCTCGCGAGGAGCGCGCTGTGA
- a CDS encoding urease subunit beta — protein sequence MIPGELFIQDGEIELNAGRKTVQLTVANTGDRPIQVGSHYHFFETNPALKFDRKKARGMRLDIAAGTAVRFEPGQTRDIQLVALAGKKTIYGFRGDVMGKL from the coding sequence ATGATCCCCGGCGAACTCTTCATCCAGGACGGCGAGATCGAGCTCAATGCCGGCCGCAAGACCGTGCAGCTCACGGTCGCCAACACCGGCGACCGCCCCATCCAGGTCGGCTCGCACTACCATTTCTTCGAGACCAATCCGGCGCTGAAATTCGACCGCAAGAAAGCGCGCGGCATGCGCCTCGACATCGCCGCCGGCACCGCCGTCCGCTTCGAACCCGGCCAGACCCGCGACATCCAACTGGTCGCGCTGGCGGGGAAGAAGACGATCTACGGTTTTCGCGGCGACGTGATGGGGAAGCTGTAG
- a CDS encoding urease subunit gamma, which yields MNLSPREKDKLLISMAAIVARRRLDRGVKLNHPEAIAIISDFILEGARDGRTVAELMQSGAQVLSRDQVMPGIPEMIHDIQVEATFPDGTKLVTVHEPIR from the coding sequence ATGAACCTGTCTCCCCGCGAAAAGGACAAGCTACTGATCTCGATGGCGGCCATCGTGGCGCGCCGCAGGCTGGATCGCGGTGTCAAGCTCAACCATCCCGAGGCGATCGCGATCATCTCCGATTTCATTCTCGAAGGTGCGCGTGACGGCCGTACGGTCGCCGAGTTGATGCAGTCCGGCGCGCAGGTGCTGAGCCGCGACCAGGTGATGCCGGGTATCCCCGAGATGATCCACGACATCCAGGTCGAGGCGACGTTTCCGGACGGGACGAAACTCGTCACCGTGCACGAACCGATCCGATAG
- a CDS encoding urease accessory protein UreD: MRSDALVTPLATSSVFEANRARGAVRFDVRAREGVTRRGALHESGSLRVRFPSPEDDGLSGVFVNTAGGVAGGDRFDIEISAADAARLTLTTAAAEKVYRAPGAAAQLNISLKVAAGAHLGWLPQETILFDRARVHRRFDIELDDAASLLLCEIVVFGRTAMGERMEQGEFVDRWRLRRGGRLVFAETIRLDGDVGAKLARSAVAKGGAAIGTALIVPGDEALVERLREASESFSGEVGISAWNGFAMARFCAQDAARLRADMMAVLARSGAALPRLWLN, translated from the coding sequence ATGCGCAGCGACGCCCTGGTGACCCCTTTGGCGACATCTTCGGTGTTCGAAGCCAACCGTGCCCGCGGCGCGGTGCGCTTCGACGTACGCGCCCGCGAGGGCGTGACGCGGCGCGGCGCCTTGCATGAATCCGGCTCGCTCCGCGTGCGCTTTCCCTCGCCGGAGGATGACGGCCTGTCTGGTGTGTTCGTCAATACGGCCGGTGGCGTTGCCGGCGGCGATCGCTTCGACATCGAGATATCAGCCGCCGACGCTGCGCGCTTGACACTGACGACTGCCGCCGCGGAAAAGGTCTATCGCGCGCCAGGGGCGGCGGCGCAGCTCAACATTTCCCTGAAGGTCGCTGCCGGCGCGCATCTCGGCTGGCTGCCGCAGGAGACGATCCTGTTCGACCGGGCACGGGTTCATCGCCGCTTCGACATCGAGCTCGATGATGCCGCCTCGCTCCTGCTTTGTGAAATTGTCGTATTCGGCCGCACCGCCATGGGCGAGCGCATGGAGCAGGGCGAGTTCGTCGACCGCTGGCGGCTGCGCCGTGGCGGCAGGCTGGTGTTCGCCGAGACGATCAGGCTCGACGGCGATGTTGGCGCAAAACTGGCGCGATCCGCAGTCGCCAAGGGCGGCGCTGCAATCGGCACGGCGTTGATCGTTCCCGGCGACGAGGCGCTGGTCGAGCGCCTCCGCGAGGCGTCGGAATCCTTCTCCGGTGAGGTGGGAATCTCTGCGTGGAATGGCTTTGCAATGGCGCGGTTCTGTGCCCAAGATGCGGCGCGTTTGCGTGCCGACATGATGGCGGTGCTGGCGCGTAGCGGTGCTGCCTTGCCGCGGCTGTGGTTGAATTGA
- the urtE gene encoding urea ABC transporter ATP-binding subunit UrtE, with protein sequence MLEVKDINLFYGAAQALRGVSIAAEPGKVTCVLGRNGVGKTSLLRAMVGQYPISSGAIKFDGSDITGLKPYERARKGIGFVPQGREIFPLLTVEENLKTGFGPLKRQDKNIPDDVFSLFPVLESMLGRRGGDLSGGQQQQLAIGRALVMRPKLLLLDEPTEGIQPSIIKDIGRAISYLRNLGNIAIVLVEQYLDFACELGDSFAVMDRGAVKFTCDRSTLDASEISRQMAL encoded by the coding sequence ATGCTTGAGGTCAAGGACATCAACCTGTTTTACGGTGCGGCGCAGGCGCTGCGCGGCGTGTCGATCGCGGCGGAGCCGGGCAAGGTGACGTGCGTGCTCGGGCGCAACGGCGTCGGCAAGACCTCGCTGCTGCGCGCCATGGTCGGGCAATATCCGATCTCCTCGGGTGCAATCAAATTCGACGGCAGCGACATCACCGGCCTCAAGCCCTATGAGCGGGCCCGCAAGGGCATCGGTTTCGTGCCGCAGGGCCGCGAGATCTTTCCGCTGCTGACGGTCGAGGAGAACCTCAAGACCGGCTTCGGCCCGCTCAAGCGCCAGGACAAGAACATTCCGGACGACGTGTTTTCGCTGTTTCCGGTGCTGGAGTCCATGCTCGGGCGACGCGGCGGTGATCTCTCCGGCGGCCAGCAGCAGCAGCTCGCGATCGGACGCGCGCTGGTGATGCGTCCGAAGCTGTTATTGCTCGATGAGCCGACCGAAGGCATCCAGCCCTCGATCATCAAGGACATCGGTCGGGCCATCTCTTACCTGCGCAATCTCGGCAACATCGCCATCGTGCTGGTCGAACAATATCTCGACTTTGCCTGCGAACTCGGAGACAGTTTCGCGGTGATGGATCGTGGCGCGGTGAAATTCACCTGTGATCGCTCCACTCTCGATGCCAGCGAGATCAGCCGCCAGATGGCGCTGTAA
- the urtD gene encoding urea ABC transporter ATP-binding protein UrtD, which produces MNVMDTRATSAMLYLDGVHVSFDGFHAINNLSLTLEPGEMRAIIGPNGAGKTTMMDIITGKTKPDEGTVLFDGVTDLTRLDETRIAELGIGRKFQKPTVFESQSVQDNLLLALNVDHSVKGTLFWRGSKAESGRIDKVLETIRLTDARNRLAGSLSHGQKQWLEIGMLLAQDPKLLLVDEPVAGMTDVETHLTAELLKEINRTHTVMVVEHDMTFVRELGVKVTCLHEGTVLAEGTIDQVSSNERVIEVYLGR; this is translated from the coding sequence ATGAACGTCATGGATACCCGCGCGACCTCCGCGATGCTCTATCTCGACGGCGTGCATGTCTCGTTCGATGGCTTTCACGCCATCAACAATCTGTCGCTGACGCTCGAGCCCGGCGAGATGCGCGCCATCATCGGCCCGAACGGTGCCGGCAAGACCACGATGATGGACATCATCACCGGCAAGACCAAGCCGGATGAAGGCACCGTGCTGTTCGACGGCGTCACCGACCTGACGCGGCTGGACGAGACCCGCATCGCCGAGCTCGGTATCGGCCGCAAATTCCAGAAACCGACCGTGTTCGAGAGCCAGAGCGTGCAGGACAATCTGCTGCTGGCGCTCAACGTCGATCACAGCGTCAAGGGCACGCTGTTCTGGCGTGGCAGCAAGGCTGAGTCCGGGCGTATCGACAAGGTCCTGGAGACGATCCGCCTCACCGACGCCCGCAACCGCCTCGCCGGCAGCCTCAGTCACGGCCAGAAGCAATGGCTCGAGATCGGCATGCTGCTGGCGCAGGATCCAAAACTCCTGCTGGTCGACGAACCTGTCGCCGGCATGACCGACGTCGAGACGCATCTCACCGCCGAGCTGCTCAAGGAGATCAACAGGACCCACACCGTCATGGTGGTCGAGCACGACATGACGTTCGTGCGCGAGCTCGGGGTCAAGGTCACCTGCCTGCATGAAGGCACGGTGCTCGCCGAAGGAACCATCGACCAAGTCTCGTCCAACGAGCGGGTCATCGAAGTCTATCTGGGACGCTGA
- the urtC gene encoding urea ABC transporter permease subunit UrtC, producing MTPHMLTRSLDRGAAIFLMIVAACGILIPLSNLLLPAGSFLQVPTYLVALWGKYVCYAILALSIDLIWGYCGILSLGHGAFFALGGYAMGMYLMRQIGARGVYGNPVLPDFMVFLNYSKLPWSWYGFDMFWFAALMVLLVPGLLAFCFGWLAFRSRVTGVYLSIITQAMTYALLLAFFRNDFGFGGNNGLTDFKDILGFNVQAEGTRAALFALSCLALILSFLICRSVVSSKLGKVLIAIRDAESRSRFLGYRVESYKLFVFTLSACMAGVAGALYVPQVGIINPSEFAPGNSIEAVIWVAVGGRGTLVGAALGAIVVNYAKTFFTSGVLAPYWLFMLGALFILVTLLLPKGIVGTFNAWRDQSRERRSAPATVSMAAEAGVIEPNMAE from the coding sequence ATGACCCCTCACATGCTGACGCGATCGCTGGACCGCGGCGCGGCGATCTTCCTGATGATCGTCGCTGCCTGCGGCATCCTCATTCCGCTCTCCAACCTGCTGCTGCCGGCGGGCTCGTTCCTGCAGGTGCCGACCTATCTGGTCGCGCTCTGGGGCAAGTATGTCTGCTACGCCATTCTCGCGCTCTCGATCGACCTGATCTGGGGCTATTGCGGCATCCTTTCGCTCGGCCACGGCGCCTTCTTCGCGCTCGGTGGCTACGCCATGGGCATGTATTTGATGCGGCAGATCGGCGCCCGCGGGGTCTACGGCAACCCTGTTCTGCCTGATTTCATGGTGTTCCTGAACTATTCGAAGCTGCCTTGGTCCTGGTACGGCTTCGACATGTTCTGGTTCGCGGCGCTGATGGTGCTGCTCGTGCCTGGGCTGCTCGCCTTCTGCTTCGGCTGGCTCGCGTTCCGCTCCCGCGTCACCGGCGTGTATCTGTCGATCATCACGCAGGCGATGACGTATGCGCTGCTGCTCGCCTTCTTCCGCAACGATTTCGGCTTCGGCGGCAATAACGGCCTGACCGACTTCAAGGACATTCTGGGCTTCAACGTCCAGGCCGAGGGAACGCGCGCCGCCTTGTTCGCGCTGAGCTGTTTGGCGCTGATCCTCAGCTTCCTGATCTGCCGCTCGGTCGTGTCCTCCAAGCTCGGCAAGGTGCTGATCGCCATCCGCGATGCGGAATCGCGCAGCCGCTTCCTCGGCTACCGTGTCGAATCCTACAAGCTGTTCGTGTTCACGCTGTCGGCCTGCATGGCCGGCGTTGCCGGTGCGCTCTACGTGCCGCAGGTCGGCATCATCAATCCATCCGAATTCGCGCCTGGCAATTCGATCGAGGCGGTGATCTGGGTCGCGGTCGGCGGTCGCGGGACGCTGGTCGGCGCGGCGCTCGGTGCCATCGTCGTCAACTACGCCAAGACCTTTTTCACCTCAGGCGTGCTGGCGCCATACTGGCTGTTCATGCTGGGTGCGTTGTTCATCCTGGTGACGCTGCTGCTACCCAAGGGCATCGTCGGCACCTTCAATGCGTGGCGCGACCAGTCGAGAGAGAGGCGCTCCGCTCCAGCCACCGTAAGTATGGCGGCCGAAGCCGGCGTCATCGAACCCAACATGGCGGAGTAG
- the urtB gene encoding urea ABC transporter permease subunit UrtB, with protein sequence MPTNLSARLCTFVLSLLLIAFALPAFAGPFEDAVAKFANDDYSDTEEAIGVVASSGNKLAFPIINALQDGRLMADPDSKKVYVTGSDGKSIDAATGGAVASVPDSASAVRLNNRLRRSVDAALGSLTLQSPDLGARLQAAQSVFKSHEETALDPVESALVKETNKAARTALGEARAAILLFKSDATEVQKLEAVATIKARGDQEALALLSDIGTDQPASVAKAATSAISSIQSSLAVWSTVQNAWYGLSLGSVLLLAAIGLAITFGVMGVINMAHGEMVMIGAYTTFVVQELIRTRYPALFDYSLLIAVPLAFLVAGAIGVLIERSIIRFLYGRPLETLLATWGLSLVLQQAVRTMFGPTNREVGNPSWMSGAFELGQITITYNRLWILVFTLAVFAILLAMLRYTALGLEMRAVTQNRRMAASMGIATSRVDALTFGLGSGIAGIAGVALSQIDNVSPNLGQSYIIDSFMVVVFGGVGNLWGTLVGAFTLGIANKFLEPVAGAVLGKIAILVLIILFIQKRPRGLFALKGRAVEA encoded by the coding sequence GTGCCAACCAACCTATCCGCTCGTCTCTGCACCTTTGTTCTCTCGCTTCTTCTGATCGCATTCGCGCTGCCGGCCTTTGCCGGTCCGTTCGAGGATGCGGTCGCCAAATTCGCCAACGACGACTATTCCGATACGGAAGAAGCGATCGGTGTGGTTGCCAGCAGCGGCAACAAGCTCGCTTTCCCGATCATCAATGCGCTCCAGGACGGTCGGCTCATGGCCGATCCCGACAGCAAGAAGGTTTACGTCACCGGCAGCGACGGCAAGTCGATCGATGCTGCGACCGGCGGGGCCGTCGCCAGTGTGCCTGACAGCGCCAGCGCCGTTCGCCTCAACAACCGGCTGCGCCGCAGCGTCGATGCCGCGCTCGGCAGCCTGACGCTGCAGTCGCCCGATCTCGGCGCGAGGCTTCAGGCCGCACAATCCGTCTTCAAGTCGCATGAGGAGACTGCGCTCGATCCCGTCGAAAGCGCACTTGTCAAGGAAACCAACAAGGCGGCCAGGACCGCGCTCGGTGAAGCGCGCGCGGCAATCCTGCTGTTCAAGTCCGATGCCACCGAAGTGCAGAAGCTCGAGGCCGTCGCCACCATCAAGGCGCGCGGCGATCAGGAAGCGCTGGCGCTACTGTCCGACATCGGTACGGACCAGCCGGCCTCCGTGGCAAAGGCCGCAACGAGTGCCATCAGCTCGATTCAGAGTTCGCTTGCGGTCTGGTCCACGGTGCAGAACGCCTGGTACGGCCTGTCGCTTGGATCGGTGCTGCTGCTCGCCGCGATCGGCCTTGCCATCACCTTCGGCGTGATGGGCGTCATCAACATGGCCCATGGCGAGATGGTGATGATCGGCGCCTACACCACTTTCGTGGTGCAGGAGCTGATCCGCACCCGCTACCCCGCTCTGTTCGACTATTCGCTGCTGATCGCCGTGCCGCTCGCCTTCCTCGTCGCCGGCGCCATCGGCGTGCTGATCGAGCGCAGCATCATCCGCTTCCTCTACGGCCGGCCGCTGGAGACACTGCTCGCGACCTGGGGCCTGTCGCTGGTGCTCCAGCAGGCGGTGCGCACCATGTTCGGCCCGACCAATCGCGAGGTCGGCAACCCCTCCTGGATGAGCGGTGCGTTCGAGCTCGGTCAGATCACCATCACCTATAACCGGCTCTGGATTCTGGTCTTCACGCTCGCCGTGTTCGCGATCCTGCTCGCCATGTTGCGATACACGGCACTCGGCCTCGAGATGCGCGCGGTGACGCAGAACCGCCGCATGGCGGCCTCGATGGGCATCGCGACCTCGCGCGTCGACGCCCTGACTTTCGGGCTCGGCTCGGGGATTGCCGGCATCGCAGGCGTGGCGCTGTCGCAGATCGACAATGTCAGCCCCAATCTCGGTCAGAGCTACATCATCGACAGCTTCATGGTCGTGGTGTTCGGCGGTGTCGGTAATCTCTGGGGTACGCTGGTCGGAGCCTTTACGCTCGGCATCGCCAACAAGTTCCTGGAGCCGGTCGCCGGCGCCGTGCTCGGCAAGATCGCCATCCTCGTTCTCATCATCCTCTTCATTCAAAAGCGCCCGCGCGGACTGTTCGCGCTCAAGGGCCGTGCGGTGGAAGCATGA
- the urtA gene encoding urea ABC transporter substrate-binding protein, translating into MPTKSIHHIAASFSRRGVLAASAGLMLGLASISGAKAAEDTIKIGVLHSLSGTMAISETTLKDTILFLIDEQNKKGGVLGKKLEAVVVDPASNWPLFAEKARELITKDKVAVVFGCWTSVSRKSVLPVFKELNNILFYPVQYEGEESERNVFYTGAAPNQQAIPAVDYLMKEEKVKRWVLAGTDYVYPRTTNKILEAYLKSKGVAQDDIMINYTPFGHSDWQTIVADIKKFGSAGKKTAVVSTINGDANVPFYKELGNQGIKAKDIPVVAFSVGEEELAGIDTKPLVGHLAAWNYFESIKTPANEKFIKDWQTYTKNPKRTTNDPMEAHVIGFNMWVKAVEQVKSTDPDKVIDALPGIEAPNLTGGVSKMLPNHHITKPVFIGEIKGNGQFDVVWKTPGLVAGDAWSKELDGSKDLIGDWVGKKCGNFNTKTNKCLGAGS; encoded by the coding sequence ATGCCTACCAAATCCATTCATCATATCGCGGCGTCATTCAGCCGCCGCGGCGTGCTCGCCGCGAGTGCAGGACTGATGCTCGGCCTGGCGTCCATTTCCGGCGCGAAGGCCGCGGAGGACACCATCAAGATCGGCGTCCTGCACTCCCTCTCCGGCACCATGGCCATCAGCGAAACCACGCTGAAGGACACCATCCTCTTCCTCATCGACGAACAGAACAAGAAGGGTGGCGTGCTCGGGAAGAAGCTCGAGGCCGTCGTCGTCGACCCCGCCTCGAACTGGCCGCTGTTCGCCGAGAAGGCGCGCGAGCTGATCACCAAGGACAAGGTCGCGGTCGTGTTCGGCTGCTGGACCTCGGTGTCGCGCAAGTCGGTGCTCCCGGTGTTCAAGGAGCTCAACAACATCCTGTTCTACCCCGTGCAGTACGAGGGTGAAGAGTCCGAGCGCAACGTGTTCTACACCGGCGCTGCTCCGAACCAGCAAGCGATCCCCGCCGTCGACTATTTGATGAAGGAAGAGAAGGTGAAGCGCTGGGTGCTCGCGGGCACCGACTACGTCTATCCGCGCACCACCAACAAGATCCTGGAAGCCTATCTGAAGTCGAAGGGTGTCGCCCAGGACGACATCATGATCAACTACACGCCGTTCGGTCACTCCGACTGGCAGACCATCGTGGCCGATATCAAGAAGTTCGGCTCGGCCGGCAAGAAGACCGCGGTGGTCTCGACCATCAACGGCGACGCCAACGTCCCCTTCTACAAGGAACTCGGCAACCAGGGCATCAAGGCGAAGGACATCCCGGTGGTCGCGTTCTCGGTGGGTGAGGAAGAACTCGCCGGCATCGACACCAAGCCGCTGGTCGGCCATCTCGCCGCCTGGAACTACTTCGAGTCGATCAAGACCCCGGCCAACGAGAAGTTCATCAAGGATTGGCAGACCTACACCAAGAATCCCAAGCGCACGACCAACGACCCGATGGAAGCCCACGTGATCGGCTTCAACATGTGGGTGAAGGCGGTCGAGCAGGTGAAGTCGACCGATCCGGACAAGGTGATCGATGCGCTTCCCGGCATCGAGGCGCCGAACCTGACCGGTGGCGTGTCGAAGATGCTGCCGAACCACCACATCACCAAGCCGGTGTTCATCGGCGAGATCAAGGGTAACGGCCAGTTCGACGTGGTCTGGAAGACCCCGGGCCTCGTGGCGGGCGACGCCTGGTCGAAGGAGCTCGACGGCTCCAAGGACCTGATCGGCGACTGGGTCGGCAAGAAGTGCGGCAACTTCAACACCAAGACCAACAAGTGCCTCGGCGCCGGTTCCTGA